A segment of the uncultured Desulfobulbus sp. genome:
TTTACTCTGAACTGAATAAAGTTATCTGAATCCATGTAGGCACGTAACAATAAAATAATTTGATTACCATCAGTGCACAGCCAGAAAAGATGAGATCTCTCCCTTTGGTCGAGATGACACCCGGGAGGTGCAGTACGCCCTTGCTATGACAGCAACATCAATGTCATCCCGAACGTAAGTGAGGGATCTCGCTGTTTGTAACCTACAGCTGAGGTTTAGTGGTAATCATATAAAATTATGATTCATGAATTAGAAGAGAGTACCCCATTCCTTGCAATCCGGCAATGGGAGAGCTGTCAGATCCTCCGACCACTCACTCGCACGGATTCAGGGTATAAAAAAAGGGCTGCCAGCGTCGTACGCCAGCAGCCCTTAATAAACGAAGTCTGAGAGACTTACCCTTCTTGTACCATCATAGTGGTGGGATCCAGGTTCATGCTCTTACCGCCTTCAACCTGCTCACCGGAGTTACGGATGATATCAAGCTGAATGGTCGCGTTGGACTGCGGTTTGAGCAGAACGACCATGTCAAAAAGATCATCGGTCTCATGGCAGGGGGCAGGTACACCGGTGGGAGAAATACGCTCGTCCTCGCGGTGGGAAATTGCAGAAAACCAAGCCTGCATATTCATGCTTTCAAGCAGGTTTTTGATATCTTCCAGGTCGCCACGATCCGCTTTGTCAAAATCAAAGCCATCAACGATCAGGCAGTTGGGACGGAAGATGTCTTGCAGGACCAGATCATTGAGACGCTCTTCCAGACGCGAACGGGTAAAAGCAGCCTCTTTGAAGGTCATGATCATCCGGTGCTGGGCAACCATATCAATCAGCTCATGCGGACGGGTCACTGTGTGCTCCTGAAGGATCACCTGTAAAATATCGTCATACCAGCTTTTGGTTTTATCGATGGACTCGCCAATGCTGACATGGATGACGCGTTTACCGCGAAGGATTGCATCCAGAGCAATCTGCACCAACAGTGCAGTTTTCCCCAGACCAGCGCGGGCCATAACCAGGCCCATCTGATTATTCTCTCGACTCATATTCAGAACCCGCAGCGGATTCTGTTGTACCAATGGTTCGTATCCCATAATTCGACCTCGTATCGGTTTACTCTTACGTATTAACTATATAAACGCAAGATCCGGTTATGCATCCTTTTTCTGCTCAGCGTAGGCTTTACTCAACTCATCTGACACACTGCGGGGGACCTGCTTGTAGGTGGCAAATTCCATGGTGAATTCCGCCTTACCCTGGGTCAGGGAACGAAGGGTGGTTGAGTAACCAAACATTTCAGCCAGAGGCATCTCAGCCTCGACAACGGTGTAGTTGCCTTCTTCAAAGGTACCGATGATGACACCACGACGCTGGTTGAGGCTACCCATGATTGCGCCCTGGAACTCGGAAGGTCCTTCAACGGCAACCTTCATGATCGGCTCCATGATGACCGGATTAGCTTTGGCATATCCCTGACGGAAGGCACCCAGTGAAGCAGTCTGGAAGGCAACATCCGAGGAGTCAACCGCATGGTAGCTACCATCATTGATGGTTGCACGCACACCGGTAATGGGTGCACCGATAAGGGTACCCTTGGCAAGAGCTTTCTGAAAACCCTTGTCACAAGAGCTGATAAACTCGCGGGGGATAACACCACCCACGATATTATCCACAAACTCGTACTCGCCCTCTTCCAACGGCTCAAGGAAACCGGCAACACGACCATACTGACCGGAACCACCGGTCTGTTTTTTATGGGTGTAATCGAAGTTAGCCTGCTGGGTGATGGTCTCACGATAAGCAACCTGCGGTGCACCAACCTCAACTTCAGCCTTGTACTCGCGTTTCATGCGCTCGATGTAGACCTCGAGGTGCAGCTCGCCCATACCGGAGATGATGGTCTCGTTGGTCTCGTGATCAACAAAGGTTTTGAAGGTCGGGTCTTCTTTGGTGAAGCGGTTGAGCGCTTTGGACATGTTGATCTGCGCCTTGTTATCCACCGGGTTGATGGCCAGGGAGATAACCGGAGCGGGGACATGCATGGAGCTCATGGAGAGGTTCACGCCCGGATGGCAGAAACTGTCACCGGAGGCACAGTCGATACCGAAGAGGGCCACGATATCACCGGCACCTGCTCCATCGATCTCCTCCATACTGTCGGCGTGCATACGAACCAGACGCCCGACCTTGGCTTTCTTGCCTGTACGGGTATTGATAATGGTATCGCCTTTCTGGATGGTTCCCTGGTAGGTACGAATGTAGGTCAGCTGACCATAACGACCGTCTTCCAGTTTAAAAGCCAGGGCAACCATTGGATCGTCGGAATCGTTGCTGACAGTTACCTCAGCCTCTTCCTTGTCCAGATCAAGGGCAGTGTTCTCAACGTCGGTCGGGCACGGCAGATAGCTGTTAACTGCGTCCAGAAGAACCTGCACACCTTTATTTTTGTAGGCAGAACCCATCATAACCGGGGTCAGCTCAAGGGACAGGGTTCCGCGACGGATTGCTTCGTGGATCATTTCCTCGGGAATGTCCTCTTCCTCGAGCATTTTTTCCATCAGCTCGTCGGAGAACATGGAAACAGCATCCAGCAGCTCCTCACGTTTCACCTGCGCCTCATCCATCAGTTCAGCCGGAATCTCCTCTAGACGAATTTTCTCACCCTGATCGCCGTCAAAGTAGACAGCTTTCATGGTGACCAGATCGACCATTCCCTCGAGATCAGATTCAAGACCAATGGGCATCTGCAGCATGATGGCGTTGAGCTGGAGCTTATCACGCAGCTGCTGGGTGACACGGTAAGGGTTGGCACCGGTACGGTCACACTTATTAATAAAGGCGATACGCGGTACCTTGTAACGGGTCATCTGCCGGTTAACAGTGATGGACTGGGACTGAACACCACCAACAGAACAGAGAATCAGTACCGCACCATCGAGAACACGCAGGGCACGCTCTACCTCAATGGTAAAGTCAACGTGACCGGGGGTATCGATGATGTTGATCGCGTGATCTTTCCAGGAGCAGTAGGTTGCAGCGGATTGAATAGTAATACCGCGCTCTTTCTCCAACTCCATAGAGTCCATGGTTGCACCAACACCATCTTTACCACGAACCTCATGGATTGCATGAATGCGTTGGGTATAAAACAGAATACGTTCGGTAAGGGTAGTTTTACCCGAGTCGATATGGGCACTGATACCGATATTCCGTACTTTTTTCAGATCCTTTTTCATGACGCGTTCCTCAATTGCCGCTTGCAAGTCGCTCGCTGGGTCGCTCGCGTAGTTATAGCCGTTTTATCGTCGTTCTTGAATAAAAAAAGGAGTTACAGCTGACTCTGCAACTCCGTGCGCATTAGGTTAAGTAAAACTGGCTGAAAGGTGGGGGAGAAAATGAAAGATACCATCGCACTGCTCACCCGCAAACCTGTGTGCTCTGCCTATCAGGAATTACCTTGACCGCACTGTGGTTAAAATTGGTTTTTATAACTTAGCTATTTTTTTGAGTCAAGCAATTTTTATGATTTTTTACCGTGATACCCAACAAACGGGCCTCTTAAAATACAGAATTTCTCCCCACGCACGAACGAGAAAAAAATGTATGCTACAGGCATATAGACGATATTCCGAGAATAAAAACCTTGTCACCTTGAAAGCGGATAAACCACCACAGATTGGGAGAAAAAAGCCTTTATATTCATTTCTTTCCGCTTTCGCCCAGAGAACCCTCCAGTTTTGTAACATACACGACACAGATTAACATTTTTGTGCCAATCACAACAATCCTCGCAGCATCTGCCACAACCGGCGCCTACGAAAACGTTGTTTTTACATACTAAATTTCTCGAAATAAAATTGGCACCAATCATGCTTAAGAGAAAAGTATCAAAAAGTTTTCACACTCTTAGCCATAAGGCGCAGTTCACAACATGAAGGAAAAAAAGGAGAAGATCGATGTCTAAAGATAAAGTAGAAGAGTTGTTAATTGCAGGCGGGTCTGACGAGGCACTTCGCAGCAAGTACGATGTACTTAAAACCAAAGATGAGTTTATCGCACTGGCAAAAGAAGACGGTTACGAATTCAGCATCGAAGAGCTTGACGCTGTCCTGAGTGAGTCTGGCGACACCTTTGAATCGTTTGGCAACCCCCCCAAGCGCATGATTTGGTGGAAATAAAACGCTACGATCTGCAGCAAACCTGTCATGTTCCCAACACCATCCGGGGAACAGGGCAACAAACGCTCATTCGCAGACCTTACTGCCGTTGCGCCAAATTTCATAACGGCACTCACTGTTCGTGACTAATCGATCAACGCCTTTTAACCGGCTAGTTACGGGCAATGAAGGAAGACTGACGAATGGGCGTTTTCTTTTTTTACGACAATGCCCCCACCTGAACGGCTAAACTACGCACCTTCGAAAGCACCTCTTCCAGGTCGAGTGTAACCACCCCCCCATCCCGTACCACCAGCCTGCCATTGACGATGACATAACGCACGTCACCACCACTTCGACTATAGACTAATAGATCGGGACCATGAAAAGGTTGCAGATGCGGCCTGTTCAAATCAATGAGAATGATATCCGCCTGCGCTCCTGGCACAAGCCGCCCTATAGAGGTCCCCAAACCAACCACATCCGCCCCACCCTGGGTTGCCATGTGTAATACATCACGTGCAGGCAGAGCTGTCGGCCGTTCTGGATGTACTTTGTGGAGCAAGGCGGCATACTCCATCTCGCGAAAAAGATCGAGGCTGTTATTAGATGCGGCGCCATCTGTCCCCAGCCCCACCCGTATCCCCAGTTCAAGCATGCGTTCAAGGGGGGCTCGCCCTGAGGCCAGCTTTGCATTGCTTTGAGGGCAACTGATCACTGAAGCATTGTGTTTTTTAAGCACCAGCAGGTCCTCATCACTTAACCAGACACTGTGAACACAAATCGTGTTCGAGTCGAGTATTCCCAGTGCATCCAGATGCAACAGGGGGGTCTCCCCCTGGGGATCTGCTATCTGTCCCTGCTCCTGTGAGGTTTCGCCGAGATGGATAAAAAATGGCACCTGATAACGGCGGGCGACCTCCTTTGCCCGTTGCAGGGTCAGGTTGGAACAGGTGTAGGGAGAATGAGCAAAAAGTGCGGGAGTGATGAGCGGGTCCCGCCCCTGCCAGCGCTCCAGAAACCTCTCCGCCACCGCAATATTTTGAGTGGGGTCTGCAACCCCGGGTGCGGGGAAATCAATGACTGCCTGTGCTGCCACGCAACGCATCCCCACCTCCGAGCAAGCACGAGCGACCTCATCTTCCAAAAAATAACCATCGGCCACTGTCGTCGTACCACTGAGTAACATCTCAGCCGCAGCCAGCTTGCTGCACCAGTACACCATCTCCGGCTCGACCATTTGAGCCTCAGCCGGAAAAATATGTTTTGTCAGCCAGGTCATGAGCTCAAGATCATCAGCCATCCCTCGGAAAAGTGTCATCGGAGAATGGGCATGGCCGTTGACCAAACCAGGCATGGCCAGCTGCCCCTGCCCGTCCACCTGAACAGCCCCCTCACAAATCGGGCAGGAATCCATAGGCCCCAAAGCTGCGATACGATCACCGGAAATGGCTATATATCCGGGGGTGACGAGTGCGACTTCCCCAGGATTAGGCAGGAGGGTACAGTTACTGATGAGAATATCTATTTTCATAAGGCTTGCACAAAATCCGAGAGATAGTGTATCACAGAGCACCGGTTTCCCCGTGTGCGACCAAGGGGTACCGCTGAATGCTCTCGCATTCTCTAGACTATATACACACAATATATCGGCCAGGGCAAGGCGCTCTTTGTTCTTACCACGGCTGGATTTGCTTTATTATTGCCACTTATTAGAGGATTCCATGGGATTTCGTTGCGGAATAGTCGGCCTGCCCAATGTGGGTAAATCAACTATCTTTAATGCCTTGACAGCGGCAGCCATTGCTGCAGAAAACTATCCATTTTGTACCATTGAGCCCAATGTCGGAATTGTTCCCGTACCGGACGAACGACTCGACAAGCTTGCGGAGCTTGCCAAAACCCGCAGCAAGATCGCAACCCAGATGGAATTTGTCGATATCGCTGGCCTGGTCAAAGGCGCAAGCCAGGGCGAGGGACTGGGCAACCAATTTTTGGGGCATATTCGTCAGGTTGATGCCATTTTACATGTTGTCCGCTGTTTTGAAGACGACAACATTGTTCATGTGGACGGCTCCCTTGACCCAATCCGCGACATGGAGGTTATTTCCATGGAGCTGGTACTGGCCGACCTGGATACCGTGGAACGTCGCCTTGCCAAAAGCCGCAATCAGGCAAAATCCGGCGACAAAAAAATGATTGCGGAGGTCGCCTTTCTCGATACCGTCCGCGCGGTGCTTGATGAGGGCAAACCTGCTCGTATCGTCACTCCTGAAAACGATCAGCAGGCTGCACTCTTGCGCGAACTCTGCCTTCTGACAACCAAACCAGTTTTGTATGTGGCCAATGTCAACGAAAGTGATCTGGCGACAGGCAACGAATACGTTGCTCGCCTCTCCAAGGCAGCAGATGCTGAAAATGCGTCCATGGTCATGATCGCCGGAGCCATTGAGCAGGAACTGAGCCTGTTAGATGCAGAAGAACAGAAAGAATTTCTTCAGGACATGGGGATGGAGGAGCCAGGCTTACACCGACTCATCAAGGCGGGGTATGCGCTTCTAGGCCTGATCACCTACTTCACCGTGGGAGAGAAAGAGACCCGCGCCTGGACCATCACCAAGGGAACCAAGGCACCGGGGGCCGCAGGCAAAATTCATTCTGATTTTGAACGCGGATTTATCCGGGCCGAGGTTATCGCCTATAACGATTATATCACCTGTGGTTCCGAGTCGGCTGCCCGCGACAAGGGTGTCATGCGCTCGGAAGGTAAAGAATATGTAG
Coding sequences within it:
- the fusA gene encoding elongation factor G codes for the protein MKKDLKKVRNIGISAHIDSGKTTLTERILFYTQRIHAIHEVRGKDGVGATMDSMELEKERGITIQSAATYCSWKDHAINIIDTPGHVDFTIEVERALRVLDGAVLILCSVGGVQSQSITVNRQMTRYKVPRIAFINKCDRTGANPYRVTQQLRDKLQLNAIMLQMPIGLESDLEGMVDLVTMKAVYFDGDQGEKIRLEEIPAELMDEAQVKREELLDAVSMFSDELMEKMLEEEDIPEEMIHEAIRRGTLSLELTPVMMGSAYKNKGVQVLLDAVNSYLPCPTDVENTALDLDKEEAEVTVSNDSDDPMVALAFKLEDGRYGQLTYIRTYQGTIQKGDTIINTRTGKKAKVGRLVRMHADSMEEIDGAGAGDIVALFGIDCASGDSFCHPGVNLSMSSMHVPAPVISLAINPVDNKAQINMSKALNRFTKEDPTFKTFVDHETNETIISGMGELHLEVYIERMKREYKAEVEVGAPQVAYRETITQQANFDYTHKKQTGGSGQYGRVAGFLEPLEEGEYEFVDNIVGGVIPREFISSCDKGFQKALAKGTLIGAPITGVRATINDGSYHAVDSSDVAFQTASLGAFRQGYAKANPVIMEPIMKVAVEGPSEFQGAIMGSLNQRRGVIIGTFEEGNYTVVEAEMPLAEMFGYSTTLRSLTQGKAEFTMEFATYKQVPRSVSDELSKAYAEQKKDA
- a CDS encoding amidohydrolase, with translation MKIDILISNCTLLPNPGEVALVTPGYIAISGDRIAALGPMDSCPICEGAVQVDGQGQLAMPGLVNGHAHSPMTLFRGMADDLELMTWLTKHIFPAEAQMVEPEMVYWCSKLAAAEMLLSGTTTVADGYFLEDEVARACSEVGMRCVAAQAVIDFPAPGVADPTQNIAVAERFLERWQGRDPLITPALFAHSPYTCSNLTLQRAKEVARRYQVPFFIHLGETSQEQGQIADPQGETPLLHLDALGILDSNTICVHSVWLSDEDLLVLKKHNASVISCPQSNAKLASGRAPLERMLELGIRVGLGTDGAASNNSLDLFREMEYAALLHKVHPERPTALPARDVLHMATQGGADVVGLGTSIGRLVPGAQADIILIDLNRPHLQPFHGPDLLVYSRSGGDVRYVIVNGRLVVRDGGVVTLDLEEVLSKVRSLAVQVGALS
- a CDS encoding Nif11-like leader peptide family natural product precursor, encoding MSKDKVEELLIAGGSDEALRSKYDVLKTKDEFIALAKEDGYEFSIEELDAVLSESGDTFESFGNPPKRMIWWK
- the ychF gene encoding redox-regulated ATPase YchF; the protein is MGFRCGIVGLPNVGKSTIFNALTAAAIAAENYPFCTIEPNVGIVPVPDERLDKLAELAKTRSKIATQMEFVDIAGLVKGASQGEGLGNQFLGHIRQVDAILHVVRCFEDDNIVHVDGSLDPIRDMEVISMELVLADLDTVERRLAKSRNQAKSGDKKMIAEVAFLDTVRAVLDEGKPARIVTPENDQQAALLRELCLLTTKPVLYVANVNESDLATGNEYVARLSKAADAENASMVMIAGAIEQELSLLDAEEQKEFLQDMGMEEPGLHRLIKAGYALLGLITYFTVGEKETRAWTITKGTKAPGAAGKIHSDFERGFIRAEVIAYNDYITCGSESAARDKGVMRSEGKEYVVADGDCILFRFNV